Proteins encoded in a region of the Rhizobium sp. CC-YZS058 genome:
- a CDS encoding DUF1127 domain-containing protein, whose amino-acid sequence MNITRSLTSWRKYRQTVDELSRMSDRELSDLGIGRSEIRSVARRASR is encoded by the coding sequence ATGAACATCACCCGCTCTCTCACCTCCTGGCGCAAGTATCGGCAGACCGTGGACGAACTGAGCCGCATGAGCGACCGCGAGCTGAGCGACCTCGGCATCGGCCGCTCGGAAATCCGCAGCGTCGCCCGCCGCGCCTCTCGCTAA